In Elusimicrobiota bacterium, one DNA window encodes the following:
- a CDS encoding RHS repeat protein, whose product MATAKPLLIRPLFLLARRLRRVGFVCGRLAFPALRLSTAGAFLFVTLATPFSQARAQSRASFSSRQYDEFSTSREDGDYFSPDRLRQRLHTLDTMVEGLNNRFARLQGRSLDRGASENLTPQVFQAALERFQAAAQFSSEIEMKRAQFSQTLASAGGFQFRSYPDGRRMWFKNGRVHRIENEKITDGQGRVGHQDVVDMAYDKRGNLLSSKTILRDADGHLTTKNWVGTYADGPNGKSVLASFAETTWDPLGNETKIERTGLTYGDGGKNAISYQETTTDKYGQTARRTVTGSSYDGDGNLLSFHEESEENGVALSKDWSGAVYQKYQRDGKDAWRLTSYSETTTDAQGRQSRREWGGATYDENNSLKTYTQKDTDSSGESRVLTWGGARYDARGNVTEFTETRTGPEGESRRTWRGGQYDAHSRLTDFEELNVDAQGVSTSRRWSGAEYNAKGDLLRYRETDVDGHGLESVRTWTAGSYNDGRLTAYSETTVDDRGHAALRQWNGLYGADRRLGSFSEESTDALGNVTRRGQEGLTYDSLGRAQAYDEWSEDAFGQRTASRWTAAGYDLKDRLTGYQLIETLPSGRTMTTARSAMTYDSAGRLAQYDDALTAQGGNSPDATGRQTVRVLSFDAFGQATLTQTTSTNALGEATERTHQAEYDGRGRLASTADTLRSADGAPDVARWSVDAFDEYDRATATREITGAGESEKTKVWSGRFDSKGLATESTETTTDARGLSITTRLSDAVHNAQGRLTDSLQVTQRSDMPGVTIETRTTERTYDRAGAVTGGREVTRTTGEWNGQPLDVTTVRRTEEAVLADGFVTGYRQTVLTTGVSDGRSLHTQDETRVALGAKGDRTETTHRLAFGKDEILETDAYSTLRRTNLLADLAGRALSYTEERSEDFSPLAKTTTRRENRYSAAGVLTGFTEDSVDGLGLRSHSETIGLVENAAGQQIASRERITHPGQTVVVDEIAKSEIVYSPLGQLASYREQTLSTGPGLSNAADARKTLSYDGAGRVAVSSETGTRNGAAYTTNTFNAAFDLKGRPVHSVEESTGPGGPSDIERSAVAFDDFGRRVSYHEEGVAGGSMVHQTVATEYDALGREAATETTGFRESGAFRERSETTGINDLGQSTGRRVTGHSAAEGDYAYSQTGQVYGLAGDLISFDKERTDVDGITRSHWASKGADARGRSLGYTETGSVAKDGQPLYEFTTEQTAGAYTLQNQAASYDAVTTKRFSNGPVETAATHWTDGAYDAQGRLTGFKETQTTTLTDNGQTKTSTTSRLRESATYYDDNGPGHLKGQLASTVEVLLDDLSPEKARRVRTAGMTYDAEGRLIGAESTTGEVNRLKDALRRLGDLLGGGAKAGGNILTGLRQLLENTADLTSDVVAWAKDNLVSPTQVFLEGLGAWLADVAGGKGAANPALDREAVSELVYRIHEKAGGANLEEIPAGFQSAAAALGTFDQTLTVTRAVDKVFDPQGRATAWREIALSASAPDRPAVTDVRVTYKDNSRLLSTYAARTVEGEKVTQLFRDHYAYDALNRGLYREATFEGEDLAVLSVEKGNVSTTGAQWGSLKGEARSLLLSDILEGSTEIIGKVDFKRIDDATFDAAGNMLDIFGTRTTRGIVLSDFAQGQAIPSDYGAMVESALKAAQAEYDQSLAALAEIADAAEAQASLQKNAVARDQGAVQDADDLLKAAIAAKEDALARLAQAGKRKSELEAAVAQFVSDRKEIDRQSITPRTPIAPIVSPEYVKDGKTYVDVTTTQWYQVLKFDDAGNLVKTFVQRLTTDRNLVGGHGGGPVDRTVTESEADPGSLFGFSSGNRGTEILLKADDGHGAWADKLPQGDAPSFQIDGKRLFSLSPSAVAALTRLADLHRSLAATVAETDQSTTNFNAAVIAVNTAAADLQTANAALAVSQSALDAAQSAAQSAQSELQNIKVQGLSGLENKKIAIAGEFAANAAALAKTLSGLDLLLNGSLRLTEADALALVTRGTFDHAGQSLSLAALASAKVKTSLNNEEHFAQLSVANPQKSVSLSWQGELMLNGAPLAKSALSAALTPNALAAPPAADGSVAGLSVAEGGRLTINRTLAQTQDAAGRITGQNTETLTLSRTDGKTTARRTLQDTAGQQYDARGQLIGYVRTTREDGKDPVVETLTGAEYDDSGRQTSSDVRVTESSPNGLLSRNVHTDVLSINAAGQAVRSRRVVDSGGQITVTQDMADTLFDGEGRAVFALSESVGSSRESWERAGGNFAALTGERTRSAGWTTAFDDRGQALSTLRVSTPNFGGTAQHFVIETNRNTYDDAGRLSLSTTDSTEFGYDPKTRSSLYKSGREERRALAFTAGGQALRERITRTENGLTSVTEDEADRFFDAQGRVVQTQTVSTDAQGLKSHSLWKALAFDADGRSLRFERTTTDAAGLKTVERSAEDAAYDDRGRLTSQSLDLTEWNDQGTQSRSYRKTEDQFDYDGFGRVLSLRQTTDKTDANGAALRDTKTLAYRYDQQGRAVNTWTDGIETAGGQTRDYHYGTAVLAFDAQGRNARTRTTTIQDGLRTDRFSTSDISYDAQGRVIKSRDLVHQWGTGLDAYTSEETTNSLFDDWGRAVDSLSIVTNGALKTVSHSHDLAFDANGRLTRQTIDVHESSTLPGIELTADRTITQTDMNYDAIGNLVDYTKVVKEGELEATSRPALLEYDKNGRAVVSLERVTDNLGRDEIVGNVGSQYNALGQLIGGQSITVKGNPEALNTKQLSGLVAAILDGDMQTAKGQALVKSLGLEGLSANRTVSPNRYDAQGRLVYTDTVMDKAGWALADVAKTEVLFDQTISRGDAWWYDAQLNERSKALEAQGFKITDKTFRTEGNTSDHRYCYAALTYTRQVKTYKDTHERSTTAVTAFDALNRPIAQTIATLRGANATVNHQTTAYDAQGRAAAVDSRFEETGINGDGSALNRRFNQQQSFTYDAAGRSTAERTRTWADSAAPLKDTTSTVDQIVYEKGQRVAWSETTASTERTQQNVRRRDSVQYDGLGRIAAYNADTYEGEPGALRLQYSDRNARNTYDGLSRLVLTLGQRNWGRSSNPLPSAASPGLSPSPLMGEGRDGGETGVPGGGIQGLSEGWTSGAVAMAIAYEYANGSSSISGQWVTAHGAGFNAEDSVRAAGIDLNHHEYGMRYDSVGRVTAYKAASTQIEKYDYYKQGQKGLKRSVKKGAATGAVTTESDVIVTEFDGFGRTVRSVTESQRNDLNHTWTRTETLVKSFDTNGRALDVERRTDSKMTVAKSRAGLGGAITKALGKAGSWMLAAIMPLMAPVIASGSLGGQKMYSSSVVSQRLAYRLDGAVDESRTTTDTLSQSNYLQGKNMGDTMMMDVAPRSEPL is encoded by the coding sequence ATGGCGACCGCCAAACCTCTGTTGATTCGACCCCTATTCCTTCTGGCCCGGCGCCTACGCCGGGTCGGTTTTGTTTGTGGGCGGTTGGCCTTCCCCGCCCTCCGTTTATCGACGGCGGGGGCCTTCCTTTTCGTCACCCTGGCGACCCCCTTCTCCCAGGCCCGGGCCCAGAGCCGGGCGTCCTTCTCCTCCCGCCAATACGACGAGTTTTCCACTTCCCGGGAAGACGGCGACTACTTCAGCCCCGACCGCCTTCGCCAACGCCTCCACACCTTGGACACCATGGTGGAGGGCCTCAACAACCGTTTCGCCCGGCTCCAGGGCCGTTCCTTGGACCGCGGCGCGTCGGAGAACCTGACGCCCCAGGTGTTCCAAGCCGCGCTGGAACGATTCCAGGCGGCCGCCCAATTCTCCTCGGAAATTGAAATGAAGCGGGCCCAGTTCTCCCAAACCCTGGCCTCCGCCGGGGGCTTCCAGTTCCGTTCCTACCCCGACGGCCGCCGAATGTGGTTTAAAAACGGCCGAGTCCACCGCATCGAAAACGAAAAAATCACCGACGGCCAGGGCCGGGTCGGCCACCAGGACGTGGTGGACATGGCCTACGACAAACGAGGGAATCTCCTTTCCTCCAAAACCATCCTCCGGGACGCCGACGGGCATCTGACCACCAAAAACTGGGTCGGGACCTACGCCGACGGGCCCAACGGGAAATCCGTTCTGGCCTCCTTCGCCGAAACCACCTGGGACCCCCTGGGGAACGAAACCAAAATCGAACGGACCGGCCTGACCTACGGCGACGGCGGGAAAAATGCGATCTCCTATCAGGAAACGACCACCGACAAATACGGGCAGACCGCCCGGCGCACCGTCACGGGCTCCTCCTACGATGGGGACGGAAACCTTCTTTCCTTTCACGAAGAATCCGAGGAAAACGGCGTCGCCCTGTCCAAGGATTGGTCCGGCGCCGTCTACCAGAAATACCAACGGGACGGCAAAGACGCCTGGCGCCTGACCTCCTACAGCGAAACCACGACCGACGCCCAGGGGCGCCAAAGCCGCCGGGAGTGGGGCGGCGCGACCTACGACGAAAACAATTCCTTAAAGACCTACACCCAGAAAGACACCGACTCCTCCGGCGAAAGCCGGGTTCTGACCTGGGGCGGGGCCCGCTACGACGCCCGGGGCAACGTGACGGAATTTACGGAAACCCGGACGGGTCCGGAGGGAGAGTCGCGGCGGACCTGGCGGGGCGGCCAATACGACGCCCACAGCCGCCTGACCGATTTTGAGGAGTTGAACGTCGACGCCCAGGGCGTCTCCACCAGCCGCCGCTGGTCGGGGGCGGAATACAACGCCAAAGGCGACCTTCTCCGATATCGCGAAACCGACGTGGACGGCCACGGTTTGGAATCGGTTCGAACCTGGACGGCCGGTTCCTACAACGACGGACGCCTCACCGCTTACTCCGAAACGACCGTGGACGACCGGGGCCACGCGGCCCTTCGTCAATGGAACGGGCTTTACGGCGCCGACCGTCGGTTGGGCTCCTTCAGCGAAGAGTCCACCGATGCCCTGGGGAACGTCACCCGACGGGGCCAGGAGGGATTGACCTACGATTCCCTGGGCCGCGCCCAGGCCTACGACGAATGGTCCGAGGACGCCTTTGGCCAGCGAACGGCGTCCCGTTGGACCGCCGCGGGCTACGACCTCAAGGATCGCCTCACCGGTTACCAATTAATCGAAACCCTTCCCTCCGGCCGAACCATGACGACCGCCCGAAGCGCCATGACTTACGACTCCGCCGGGCGGTTGGCGCAATACGACGACGCCCTGACGGCCCAGGGAGGAAATTCCCCCGACGCCACGGGGCGGCAGACGGTCCGGGTCCTGTCCTTTGATGCCTTTGGCCAGGCCACGCTGACCCAAACCACCTCCACCAACGCCCTGGGCGAAGCGACCGAGCGGACCCACCAAGCGGAATACGACGGCCGGGGCCGGTTGGCCTCCACCGCCGACACCCTCCGGTCCGCCGACGGCGCGCCGGACGTCGCCCGTTGGTCCGTCGACGCCTTTGACGAATACGACCGCGCCACGGCCACCCGGGAAATCACGGGCGCGGGCGAAAGCGAAAAAACAAAAGTTTGGTCGGGCCGGTTCGATTCCAAAGGACTCGCGACGGAATCCACCGAAACGACCACCGACGCCCGGGGCCTTTCCATCACCACCCGCCTCTCCGACGCCGTCCACAACGCCCAGGGCCGGTTGACGGATTCCCTGCAAGTCACCCAACGCTCGGACATGCCCGGCGTGACCATCGAAACCCGAACGACCGAGCGAACCTACGACCGGGCCGGCGCCGTGACCGGCGGGCGGGAAGTCACCCGAACCACCGGGGAATGGAACGGCCAACCCCTGGATGTCACCACCGTCCGCCGGACGGAGGAAGCCGTTCTGGCCGACGGGTTCGTCACGGGCTATCGGCAAACCGTCCTCACGACCGGCGTCTCGGACGGGAGATCCCTTCACACCCAGGATGAAACTCGCGTCGCTTTGGGCGCGAAGGGAGATCGCACCGAGACCACCCATCGGTTGGCCTTTGGGAAGGACGAAATCCTTGAAACCGACGCCTATTCGACCCTGCGGCGAACCAACCTGCTGGCGGACCTGGCCGGCCGCGCCCTTTCCTACACTGAGGAACGGTCCGAAGATTTCTCCCCCTTGGCCAAAACAACGACCCGGCGGGAAAACCGCTATTCGGCCGCGGGAGTCCTGACAGGGTTCACCGAGGACTCCGTGGACGGCCTGGGGCTCCGCTCCCACAGCGAAACCATCGGCCTGGTGGAGAACGCCGCCGGCCAACAGATCGCCAGTCGGGAACGCATCACGCACCCCGGCCAAACGGTGGTGGTGGACGAGATCGCCAAATCCGAAATAGTCTATTCCCCCCTGGGCCAATTGGCTTCCTACCGGGAACAAACCCTTTCGACCGGGCCCGGGCTTTCCAACGCCGCCGACGCCCGTAAAACCCTGAGCTACGACGGGGCCGGCCGAGTCGCCGTCTCGAGCGAAACGGGCACGCGAAACGGCGCGGCCTATACCACCAACACCTTCAACGCCGCCTTCGATTTGAAAGGCCGCCCAGTTCATTCCGTGGAAGAATCCACGGGCCCCGGCGGTCCCTCCGACATCGAACGGTCCGCCGTCGCCTTCGACGATTTCGGCCGGCGGGTTTCCTACCACGAAGAAGGCGTTGCCGGCGGGTCCATGGTCCATCAAACCGTCGCCACGGAATACGACGCCCTGGGCCGGGAGGCGGCCACCGAAACCACCGGTTTCCGGGAATCGGGCGCCTTCCGCGAGCGGAGCGAAACCACGGGGATCAACGATTTGGGCCAATCGACCGGCCGGCGGGTCACGGGGCATTCGGCCGCCGAAGGCGATTACGCTTATTCCCAGACCGGACAGGTTTACGGCCTGGCCGGTGATTTAATTTCGTTTGATAAAGAACGCACCGATGTCGACGGCATCACCCGTTCCCATTGGGCGTCCAAAGGCGCCGACGCCCGGGGCCGCTCCCTGGGTTATACCGAGACCGGGTCGGTCGCCAAAGACGGCCAGCCCCTTTACGAGTTCACGACCGAGCAAACGGCCGGGGCCTACACCCTTCAAAACCAAGCGGCCTCCTACGACGCCGTCACCACCAAACGATTCTCCAACGGCCCGGTGGAAACCGCCGCCACCCATTGGACCGACGGGGCCTACGACGCCCAGGGCCGCTTGACGGGCTTTAAAGAAACCCAAACGACGACGTTGACCGACAACGGCCAAACGAAAACGTCCACGACCTCCCGCCTTCGGGAAAGCGCCACCTACTACGACGACAACGGGCCCGGCCATCTCAAAGGCCAGTTGGCCTCCACGGTCGAAGTCCTGCTGGACGATTTGTCGCCGGAAAAAGCCCGGCGGGTCCGAACCGCCGGCATGACCTACGACGCCGAGGGCCGTTTGATCGGCGCCGAATCCACGACCGGCGAGGTGAACCGGCTGAAGGACGCGCTCCGGCGCCTGGGCGATCTGCTGGGCGGCGGCGCGAAGGCGGGCGGAAACATTTTGACCGGCCTGCGCCAACTTTTGGAGAACACCGCCGACCTAACCTCCGACGTTGTGGCCTGGGCAAAGGACAACCTGGTTTCCCCCACCCAGGTCTTCCTGGAGGGCCTGGGCGCCTGGCTGGCCGACGTGGCGGGTGGCAAAGGCGCCGCCAATCCCGCGCTGGACCGCGAAGCCGTGTCGGAACTGGTTTATCGAATTCACGAAAAGGCCGGCGGCGCCAACCTCGAGGAGATCCCCGCGGGATTTCAGTCCGCCGCCGCGGCGTTGGGGACCTTCGACCAAACGCTCACGGTGACCCGCGCCGTGGACAAAGTGTTTGACCCCCAGGGCCGGGCCACCGCCTGGCGCGAGATCGCCCTTTCCGCCTCGGCCCCGGACCGCCCGGCCGTCACCGACGTTCGCGTCACCTACAAGGACAATTCCCGACTCCTCTCGACCTACGCCGCCCGTACCGTGGAAGGCGAAAAAGTGACCCAGCTTTTCCGGGACCATTACGCCTACGACGCCTTAAACCGCGGTCTCTACCGCGAAGCGACCTTCGAGGGCGAGGACCTCGCTGTTCTCTCCGTTGAAAAAGGGAATGTTTCCACCACCGGCGCCCAGTGGGGCTCGCTAAAAGGCGAGGCGCGCTCCCTGCTCCTCTCGGACATATTGGAGGGCAGCACGGAAATCATCGGCAAGGTGGATTTCAAACGAATCGACGACGCGACCTTTGACGCGGCCGGGAACATGCTGGACATTTTCGGAACCCGAACGACTCGGGGAATTGTTTTGTCGGATTTCGCCCAAGGGCAAGCCATCCCAAGCGATTACGGCGCCATGGTCGAATCCGCGCTGAAGGCGGCCCAGGCCGAATACGACCAATCCCTCGCCGCCCTCGCCGAAATCGCCGACGCGGCGGAAGCCCAAGCCTCCCTTCAAAAAAACGCGGTCGCCCGGGACCAAGGGGCGGTTCAGGACGCCGACGACTTGTTGAAAGCCGCCATCGCCGCCAAGGAAGACGCCCTGGCGCGGCTGGCGCAGGCCGGCAAACGAAAATCCGAACTGGAGGCGGCCGTGGCGCAGTTCGTTTCCGACCGCAAGGAAATCGACCGTCAATCAATCACCCCGCGAACTCCCATTGCGCCCATTGTTTCCCCCGAATACGTGAAAGACGGCAAAACCTATGTGGACGTCACGACCACCCAGTGGTACCAAGTTCTCAAATTCGACGACGCCGGCAACTTGGTTAAGACCTTTGTCCAACGCCTGACGACGGATCGCAATCTGGTCGGGGGCCATGGCGGCGGGCCCGTCGACCGCACCGTGACCGAATCCGAAGCCGATCCGGGGAGTCTTTTCGGATTTTCGTCTGGGAATCGAGGAACCGAGATATTGTTAAAAGCCGACGACGGCCACGGCGCCTGGGCCGACAAACTTCCCCAAGGGGACGCCCCCAGCTTCCAAATCGACGGCAAGCGCCTTTTCTCTTTGAGTCCATCCGCCGTCGCCGCCCTCACCCGGTTGGCCGACCTTCACCGATCCCTCGCCGCCACGGTCGCCGAAACCGACCAATCCACCACGAATTTCAATGCGGCCGTTATCGCCGTTAACACCGCCGCCGCCGACCTGCAAACGGCCAACGCGGCCTTGGCCGTTTCCCAGTCGGCCCTGGACGCCGCCCAAAGCGCCGCGCAATCGGCCCAATCGGAACTTCAAAACATAAAAGTCCAAGGATTGTCCGGCCTCGAAAACAAAAAAATCGCCATCGCGGGCGAATTTGCCGCCAACGCCGCCGCCCTGGCTAAAACGCTTTCGGGTTTGGATTTGCTCCTTAACGGATCCCTCCGACTGACCGAAGCGGACGCCCTGGCCCTGGTCACCCGGGGGACCTTCGACCACGCCGGACAATCCCTTTCCCTGGCCGCCTTGGCTTCCGCCAAGGTCAAGACGAGTCTTAACAACGAGGAACACTTCGCCCAGTTATCCGTCGCCAATCCTCAAAAATCCGTTTCCCTTTCCTGGCAAGGCGAATTGATGTTGAACGGAGCGCCATTGGCCAAGAGCGCCCTGTCCGCCGCCTTGACCCCCAACGCCTTGGCGGCCCCGCCCGCTGCCGACGGTTCCGTGGCCGGCCTTTCCGTCGCGGAGGGCGGCCGCTTAACCATTAACCGAACCCTGGCCCAAACCCAGGACGCCGCCGGGCGGATCACCGGCCAAAACACCGAAACCCTCACCCTCTCCCGCACCGACGGCAAAACGACGGCCCGCCGAACCCTGCAAGACACCGCGGGGCAACAATACGACGCCCGGGGCCAGTTGATCGGCTACGTCCGAACCACCCGGGAGGACGGCAAAGACCCGGTGGTGGAAACTCTCACGGGCGCCGAGTACGACGACAGCGGCCGCCAGACCTCCAGCGATGTCCGCGTGACGGAGAGTTCCCCCAACGGGCTTCTCTCCCGCAACGTCCACACCGATGTTCTTTCTATTAACGCCGCCGGCCAAGCCGTCCGAAGCCGCCGCGTGGTCGACTCCGGCGGGCAAATCACCGTCACCCAGGACATGGCCGACACTCTTTTTGACGGTGAAGGTCGGGCGGTTTTTGCCTTGTCCGAATCCGTCGGCTCGTCCCGGGAATCCTGGGAACGGGCGGGCGGTAACTTCGCGGCCCTGACCGGGGAACGTACCCGCTCGGCCGGTTGGACCACGGCCTTCGATGACCGCGGCCAGGCCCTGTCGACCCTTCGGGTTTCAACGCCCAACTTTGGCGGAACCGCCCAGCATTTCGTCATTGAAACAAACCGAAACACCTACGACGACGCGGGACGACTGTCTCTCTCCACCACCGACTCGACGGAATTCGGCTACGACCCCAAAACCCGCTCGTCCCTCTACAAATCCGGTCGCGAGGAACGGCGGGCCCTCGCTTTCACGGCCGGGGGCCAGGCCCTCCGCGAACGGATCACCCGGACGGAGAACGGCCTGACGAGCGTCACCGAGGACGAAGCGGACCGGTTCTTTGACGCCCAGGGCCGAGTGGTTCAAACCCAAACCGTGTCCACCGACGCCCAGGGCCTTAAATCCCATTCCCTTTGGAAAGCCCTGGCCTTCGACGCCGACGGACGGTCTCTGCGGTTCGAGCGAACGACCACCGATGCCGCGGGCCTCAAAACCGTCGAGCGATCCGCCGAGGACGCCGCCTACGACGATCGGGGCCGATTGACGAGCCAATCCCTGGACCTGACCGAATGGAACGACCAGGGCACCCAATCCCGCTCCTACCGCAAAACCGAAGATCAATTCGACTACGACGGCTTCGGCCGTGTATTGAGCCTGCGCCAGACCACCGATAAAACCGACGCCAACGGCGCGGCGTTGCGCGACACCAAAACCCTGGCCTATCGCTACGATCAACAGGGCCGGGCCGTCAATACGTGGACCGACGGAATCGAAACCGCCGGCGGCCAAACCCGGGATTATCACTACGGCACCGCCGTCCTTGCCTTCGACGCCCAGGGCCGCAATGCCCGAACGCGAACCACCACCATTCAAGACGGTCTTCGAACCGACCGGTTCTCGACCTCCGACATTTCGTACGACGCCCAGGGCCGCGTAATTAAGAGCCGCGACCTGGTCCACCAATGGGGCACGGGCCTGGACGCCTACACGAGCGAAGAGACGACGAACAGCCTCTTTGACGACTGGGGACGGGCTGTGGACTCCCTTTCCATCGTGACCAACGGGGCGTTGAAAACCGTGTCCCATTCCCACGACTTGGCTTTCGACGCCAACGGGCGGCTCACGCGGCAGACGATCGACGTTCACGAGTCCTCCACCCTGCCCGGCATCGAATTGACCGCCGACCGCACCATCACCCAAACGGACATGAATTACGACGCCATCGGCAATCTCGTGGATTACACGAAGGTCGTTAAGGAAGGGGAATTGGAAGCGACCAGCCGGCCGGCCCTTCTGGAATACGACAAGAACGGGCGCGCGGTTGTTTCCTTGGAGCGCGTCACCGACAACCTTGGCCGGGACGAGATCGTCGGCAACGTGGGTTCCCAATACAACGCCCTGGGCCAGCTGATCGGCGGTCAGTCCATCACGGTCAAAGGCAACCCGGAGGCGTTGAACACCAAACAGCTTTCGGGGTTGGTCGCGGCGATTTTGGACGGGGATATGCAAACGGCCAAGGGACAAGCCCTTGTGAAATCCCTGGGCCTGGAGGGCCTGTCGGCCAACCGCACCGTTTCCCCCAACCGGTACGACGCCCAGGGGCGGTTGGTTTACACCGACACGGTGATGGACAAAGCCGGCTGGGCCCTGGCGGACGTGGCGAAAACCGAAGTCCTTTTCGATCAAACCATCTCCCGCGGCGACGCTTGGTGGTATGACGCGCAATTGAATGAGCGGTCCAAAGCCCTGGAGGCCCAGGGGTTCAAAATCACGGATAAAACTTTCCGGACCGAAGGAAACACCAGCGATCATCGCTACTGCTACGCCGCCCTCACTTACACCCGGCAAGTGAAGACTTACAAAGACACCCACGAGCGCTCCACCACCGCCGTGACGGCCTTTGACGCCTTAAACCGCCCCATCGCCCAAACCATCGCCACTCTCCGGGGCGCGAACGCCACCGTCAACCATCAAACGACGGCCTACGACGCCCAGGGCCGCGCGGCCGCCGTCGACAGCCGATTCGAAGAGACGGGCATCAACGGCGACGGAAGCGCTCTGAACCGCCGATTCAATCAACAGCAGTCCTTTACCTACGATGCCGCGGGCCGTTCCACCGCCGAGCGCACCCGGACCTGGGCGGACAGCGCCGCGCCGCTTAAGGACACGACCTCCACCGTTGACCAGATTGTTTATGAAAAAGGCCAGCGCGTGGCCTGGTCCGAAACCACCGCTTCCACCGAGCGGACCCAACAAAACGTCCGGCGGAGGGATTCGGTCCAATACGACGGCCTCGGTCGAATCGCCGCCTACAACGCCGACACCTACGAAGGCGAGCCCGGCGCCCTCCGCCTCCAATACAGCGACCGCAACGCCCGCAACACCTACGACGGCCTGAGCCGCCTCGTGTTGACACTGGGCCAACGGAATTGGGGTCGGTCATCGAACCCCCTGCCAAGCGCTGCCTCCCCTGGGTTGTCTCCTTCCCCCTTGATGGGGGAAGGCCGGGATGGGGGTGAAACCGGGGTTCCGGGCGGCGGCATTCAGGGCCTGAGCGAAGGCTGGACCTCCGGCGCGGTGGCGATGGCGATCGCCTACGAATATGCCAACGGGTCCTCTTCAATCTCCGGCCAGTGGGTTACCGCCCACGGCGCCGGGTTCAACGCCGAAGACTCCGTCCGCGCCGCGGGCATCGACCTAAACCACCACGAATACGGCATGCGTTACGATTCCGTGGGCCGCGTGACGGCCTACAAAGCGGCCTCGACCCAGATCGAGAAATACGACTACTACAAACAGGGCCAAAAGGGCCTGAAGCGATCGGTCAAGAAAGGCGCCGCCACCGGCGCCGTCACCACCGAAAGCGACGTGATCGTGACCGAGTTCGACGGGTTCGGCCGCACCGTGCGCTCCGTCACCGAAAGCCAACGCAACGACCTCAACCACACCTGGACCCGCACCGAAACCCTGGTCAAATCTTTCGACACCAACGGCCGCGCCCTGGACGTGGAGCGGCGCACCGATTCCAAAATGACGGTCGCCAAGAGCCGCGCAGGCCTTGGAGGAGCCATCACGAAGGCCTTGGGCAAAGCGGGCTCCTGGATGCTGGCCGCCATTATGCCCCTGATGGCTCCGGTCATCGCCTCCGGCAGCCTGGGCGGCCAAAAAATGTATTCCTCCAGCGTCGTCTCCCAACGCCTGGCCTACCGCCTGGACGGCGCCGTCGACGAATCCCGCACCACGACCGACACCCTGTCCCAATCGAACTACCTGCAGGGCAAAAACATGGGCGACACCATGATGATGGACGTGGCACCGCGGTCGGAGCCGTTGTAG
- a CDS encoding transposase — MRRPSCSVTQRNQDIVKKIKNLKSDHPFWGYRRIWARLKYDEHMNINKKRVLRLMRRHDLLVKPNLRLKAKRTSSRSKPVAVRPNEWWGIDMTKVLIQLTAGSTSSWCWTGIPRRSWVITPDPRPKPSTG; from the coding sequence TTGAGGCGGCCGTCCTGTTCCGTCACCCAGCGCAACCAGGACATCGTTAAAAAGATCAAGAACCTGAAATCGGATCACCCCTTCTGGGGATACCGGCGGATCTGGGCCCGGCTCAAATACGATGAGCACATGAACATCAACAAAAAGCGCGTCCTGCGTTTGATGCGTCGCCATGACCTCTTGGTGAAGCCCAACCTGCGCCTTAAAGCCAAGAGGACGTCGTCGAGGAGCAAGCCCGTCGCCGTCCGCCCCAACGAATGGTGGGGCATCGATATGACCAAGGTCCTGATCCAACTTACGGCTGGATCTACGTCGTCTTGGTGTTGGACTGGTATACCAAGACGATCGTGGGTTATTACGCCGGACCCCAGGCCAAAACCCAGCACTGGTTGA
- a CDS encoding transposase, with product MKRREWEPKKKAMIVLQGLRGKAIADLCSEHQISQAQYYQWRDHFLANTDRIFDKHPTRNSFDSRRRTPGSST from the coding sequence ATGAAACGAAGAGAATGGGAACCGAAAAAGAAAGCCATGATCGTCCTCCAAGGACTACGCGGTAAAGCCATCGCGGACCTGTGTAGCGAACACCAAATCAGCCAGGCCCAGTATTACCAGTGGCGTGACCACTTTTTGGCCAATACCGACCGCATCTTTGACAAACACCCGACAAGAAACAGTTTCGACTCCAGGAGGAGAACGCCCGGCTCAAGCACATGA